CTCACCTCTCTGGTGTTCCCTGTTCCTCACCCCGGGGTCCTCAGCCCCATTTCATACTCAGGACCCCCCCCTCCGGAGTCTGGGGAGGGGGGATATTTTCCGACACGTCAGAGACTCTTGGAATGGGGAAGGGGTCAGGTTGCAATTGTAGCAGGGGGCGGGGTTGGGCCGGACACTGATCCCAAGCATTGGACTGATCATCTCAAAAACTAGCCCTTTCTTGAGACGCCCCGGCAGGCCCCCTTTCTTGTAGCTTTCCCCAATGTAATTAACTCCAATTTGGGGCCTAGTTTCGATAGCACCGGGAGCAGTGTGTGGGTGTGGGGTTGAGGTCCGATCCCCCCAGCACCAGCCCCTCACTCTCAGCTCCCCAGAGTCGGAATCAGGTGGGTTTCCTGGAGGTGGTGGGATCAAGCGAGCTAGCGACCCCCAGCCCCTGGCCACCCCCAGCCCCGCCCTCAGGGGCTTGGGCGCCTGGGACTGTCGCAGTCGCTGGGCGAATCCCGCAGCACGAGGGATTTGCGGTGggtatgtctgaaaggtttggggCACAGGAGACAGGGTGTAACGGGGGCCACTGTGGGTTCGGTGAGTGACTTGAGTAGGCTTGAGCTTGGGAAATGGGGCTCGGCGGCAGGTTGGTTAGACATGGGGACCTGGGGAGGGGTCTCTGGGCAGCGTTAAAGGTCTCTGAACTGGGAGGGGGCTGCGGGCCGAGGGTCTGGCGGGCGACTGCGGGGGCGGCTCGAACTCTTATCTCCGGAAGTGGAGGATTTCCGGCTGGGCCCCCTAGGGGCTGACGTCACAATCAGCGAGTGTGACGCTTGGGGAGGGGGTTTTGGTGTCTCCGTCGGTCCTCCCTGCTCCGACACCCAAGCCCTGTATCCTTGTCCCTTTGAGGGGGTATGGGCTTGCCTCTCCTGTCTCCAGGAAGTCCTTTGGCACCCCATTTCCCAACTCCCCATCCAAGGTGAAACTTGCCTTGTGACCCTGGCCctattcccttccagttctggaggCGCGGGGTTAGTCTCAGCTCCCCAGCCAGCCAGCGTCCTCTAGGAGACACAGGGATCTGGTGGACCCCATAACCACAGGCTCCAACGACTacatccctgccttcctccctgttTCTGCAGCACCACCTTCATGGGTTcccctccatttctctcttctctccatctgggactcagtttcctcatctctaagaggGAGACAGCAACATCTGAAGTACCTTAGCCCCACAGAGTTGCCCTGATCAGGTCTCCTCACTTCTATATCtgtctctaggactcagtttcctcatctgtaagcagGGCAGCAATGCCAGTAGGACCTTCGCCCCACGCTTGCCAGTGAGGCTCCAAACGCACGTTTAAGGCTTTGTAAATCTTAGGTGTCAAAGAACAGGCAGCTCCCATTGTTCCTGAATCCCTCCTGGGCAGAGCGAGTCTCTATCTGTTTCTCCATCTGACTCTTCCTGTTTCTGTCCCCCATCACTCAAAGTGTGTTTACATTAATCTTTGAGTTGGtctgctccccttccccccacccaagaccCTGGAAAACTGGGGCTGGAGGGTTGAGCCCAAGAGGGGAGTGGGCCCCCCCAGGTCGTTTCCTGTTGGAGGATGGGCCCCATGCTGACCCTGAGACCCCCTTACAGcataatggaaaatttgacatcaGGGAGcccaggggaggggaaggtggacTAGGGCCATTTATTTGGGCTTTTCCTGGGGCTGACCCCTCCCCCTCGGCAGCTGCCATCCTTCCAAGTCTCATCTACAATGGGGGTGTCTCTAGAGAAGGGGTCCTGGGGTCTCATCTTTCCAAACctcaccccctgcccccacttcAGCAGCTGGTAGTGTTGGGGTAGTGTCTAGATGACAAAATGCTCTAGAGCGTCTGATGGAAAGAATTCAAATTTATTCAGACTGAGGACAGGGGCAAGGTCATCACAGGGGATAAAGGGGAATCTTGGGGGTCTGGGCTATCTAAGCCCtagtttcttcttctccttctgcttcttcCGAACAACATCCAGGTTGCGGTCCTTCCACATGCTCTTTCGAAGCTTGATGGGGCGAGAGCCCACATACTTtcctggggggggggaagagtgtCAGGTCAGTCAGGGCATCCGAGCTCAGGGCTGGGGGTGAAGGACTTTGGACTAGGGGGACTCGGTCTGACTTACCATTCATCTCCCTCATGGCGCGCACATAGTCACTGGGGTCCTTGAAACTGACAAAGCCGTAACCCTTGGTCTTGCCTGTGCGCTTATCCCGGATAACTTTGGccttgaggaaggagggaaatcgGCTGAAGGCTCTGGCCAAAATGTCATCATTCACCTCATTGCCTAGGTCCCCACAGAAGATCCGGAAGTCATCTAGGccacaaagggagagaaagaagatggtCTCTTTAGCCACCTTGGCCCCAACCTCTCCAAGACATTTCTCCTCATTCCTGGGCCTCAGCAGCCTCTAATCTTTTACCTGCATCCCACTCCAGGAGGCTGGGGTCTTCCCAACTGCTCCCAGCTGCTGTTCGGATGCAACGttttagcttctctggcttccctttcttcttgtcCTCACCCAAAGGCTCTGGGAcctgggaggaggggcaggggtgAGGACTGAAGAGCCTCTGGGGGACAGGGGTGTGCCTGGAGCAGACTAAGGTTTTCAGTCCTCTGTCCCTCCCCACTCAgagtatttactaaatgcctactgttGGGAAAGACTTCCCTGATACCTTCCAAATCACCTTTGCTCTCCCTAGCCCCACACCCATGCTGCTCTCAAGCGAAGACCTAGCCCACACTGACCTCGAGGGCCATGAGTCCCGGGGGTGGCTGAGGCTCAGGCCTGGGCCGGGGCCGAGGCCTGAGGGACAGGAGCTCAGGGATTCGAAGAGGTGGAAGCAGGCCCCGAACGACTTCCAGGGGTAGAGGCAGGGGCTCAGGCTCAGGCAAGGGCATGGCCAAGGGCAGGGGGAGGCTGGGCCCAATGACTGCAGCGGCTCCTGGGCCCCCCACAGCTGCACCCGCTTCTTCCAGCCCTGCAGCCGCAGCAGCTGCCACAGCTACAGCAGcagcttcttccttctctttcaggcccaggcccaggcccaagCCTAGTTCCCGAGGGGCTGGAGGCTCCTCCTGCCAGAAACACAAGGAGATGAAGGTATCAGAGAAACAGAAGGGAACAAGGGGCCTCAGAGCCAGGCATGGGGAGCTGGCCACATAATGCCCAAAGCAGGCCCACTACCCCCACCTCCAGGGCCAGCAGGCACTCATAGCTCAGACTGTGGAGTACCAGAGTGGGTTCAGAGCTTgagtgggagaagagagatggaaaaagagacagagatacagaggaagcagaacaagaaaggaaaacagagagatgcagagaaacCAGAGACACAAACATCTAGGGGAGATCCGGATGATACTCTCAAAGTTGGGGATTGAATTCCAGGATTTATGATAGGGATGCTTGTATCCCCACAGATTCCCTTCTCACATGCCCTGCACACTTACTGGAGGAGGCCTCAGGGTTGCCATTGTGCCAAGTGGGGGTCCTGGTGCCCGGGCCATTGGTGGCAACATCATGGGAGGTCCGGGGGGACCAGGCAGGGGAGGCCCAACCAGTGCCTGATGTGGGGGCCGAAGAGCCATGGGGCGTGGGCCACCtgctaaagagaaagagaaagtttcTGGTGAAGGGGGTCCCTTGGGTCTCTGAGGTGCCGGGGACGCCAAAGAGGGGATGGGGCCGGGCCAGGAACATTCCCTGGGCCCTTCTCTCACCCGCTCTCTGCAGCACATGGGGGACGAAGGCTGGGCGCAGGATGGGGGGACGCTGCGGGGGCACTGctgagagacacagacagagatggagacagggcGTGAAGGATCATGCCTCAGGGTCTTTGAAGGAAGACCTCAGGGGTTCAGGGGTTGAGGGGGTCCTAGGGTCACTGTTGGTACCTCTGAGTCTGTCTTTTGAATCTCAGGGAGTCCTGAGATCATTGGGAGATCTGTATGTGGGAGGAAGGATTGGGTATCTAGGGGTTAGATGACTCTGAAGGGCTTGATGGTATTTTTTGGGGTCCCTTGGGGTTAGGTCTCTGAAACAGTACCATGGTCAGGAAAAATGTCCCTGAGGAGGCATTGTGGAATTGTTGGGGAGTTCTAAGGGATCAGGAAGAAATCCTGGGGGAATCTCAGGATTTTGTGATTGTCCTGGAGGGATTTCCTGGGTAGGTTAATTTATTTagtggaggtggggatgggggcactaggtgtgtgtgtgttaggggcAGAGAAAGTTGAGTCCTAGACTCTGGGTCCTGGGCACTGACCCGCCCGGCGAAGGAACATGGCATCCCGGGCCTCAGGGCTGTCAAGACGACCTCTATCTCCTCCAGGACCAAAACCAACTGTGGAGGAGGAAAAAACTGCATTGGTGGGGGAAGTTTTTGGACTCCTCCTTCTTGACCCTCCCTCATACCTCCTTCCCAACTCACCAGGACCCACAAAGGGGCCAGGGGGACCTACAATGGGAGCAATtactgtggctgctgctgctgcccggGCCTCCAGGCTCTGTTGGACCTGACCAGGGGGGAGGACAAGAAAAGCAGTCaagaaggagctcacattccttcttttttttgacaGCTTAGCCTAATAGGCAAGTGGGACAAAGGATAAAAGCTGGTTTGGAATTAATGAACTAGTTGAATGGTAGAGTCTCTACACACGAAGGCACACCAGACCCCCCCTACCTGCTGGTAGGTGTTGGTGGCAATGATTGGGCGGATCACAGGTGCAGGTTCCACAGCTGGCACAACTGGGGCTGGAATCCCAGATATTGGGGCTCCCAAGACTTCCTGCTCAAACCTGCAAGGCAGAAACATGAAACGATTTAGATACATAGGAAAATCACTGGGTTTGGtgccagaagggatctcagaagctaCCTGGTCCGACCCTCTCTCTTTGCAGgctcagagacagagaaacatgaGGTAGAGAGAAACACACTGATGTCAAGCGAAGATCAAGACACACAACGAAAAATGGACACAGGAGgacacagaaaatgtttagaaaaaatAGCAAGTGTGGGGCAAAGACCAAGGATGTGGATGTggacagggaaagaaaaagggagataaAAAATCAGGAACACGCAGAACCACCTCCAGAATGAGACACGGAGACCAACAAACACACCAAGAGATAATTATAGGAAAAGATACATCCAGAAAGAGAGATGGACGCAGAAAGATGCCAAGTAGGGGCATAGACATTCAGAATCTGAGCCGAATGGAGACGCCTACATGGAGATACTCAGAGACAGACCCAGGGAGGTGGAGACGAGGCAGAGGAAGCGAAGAGAGACGCCCAGAGAGACCCGACCCGCCGGGATGGGAGGTGAAGAGAGGCGGCTCCACCCCCGAGGAGGGGCCGGAGGCAGCGGGCAATGGAGGAccccccttccccgcccccgCGGGCAGACAGGCGGCCTCCCCCCCAGGAGGGGTCGCGGGCAGCAGGCAGACGCCCAggccccctctccctgccccacccccacgaGGTCGCCCCTCCCCGCTCCCGGGCTCCCCTACACTGAGGCAGGGGGACGGCCGCCCCGGCCCAGGGCGcggcggggggagggagggctcACAGCGCCATCTCCGCCTCCATCTCTTTCAGTCGCTCCTCGCCGCTCTTCCCGGGCACGCCAGGCCCTGGGCCCGAGGGCAAAGCTCCCCCCGCACCCGGGAGTCCCGGGGGCGGCCCTGTCCCGGCCATCGTCGTCTCCACAGCCGCTTCCGCCGCGGCCACCGTCAGTCGGTCTTTGCGGGCGCACGCCGATGACGCAGGAAGCACGTGCTCGACATGAACCAACCAGTTCCGCTTTGTGCTGGCCCGGCAGGCGCGCAAGCGCAGTTGCTCCCTCGCCTCCTGAGCCAATGAGAGCTCAAGGAACCAGAGGCCACGCCTCCAGCCCGCAACTTTGTTTCCACCGAGCAGCACTCGTGGGAAGTTTGTTTTCCAGCCGGGAGGGCGGGGATGTTCCGGCCTGGAGCCGGGAGAAGTCCCTGCCCGCTGCCGCTGGGGGTTTGGGTTCAGTCCCTAGCCCTCCTATAACGGGCCCGAGTGTTGCAGGGCGCGGTCAAATTCTCGCCCCTCTGGCTTTTCTACTTGGAAAATGCAGGGGTCGCGGTCTGGGAGCCCTGGAAGCCTGGGGGGAGCGGAGCCTCGAAGGCCGATTTGCAGGAGGCGTGGACAGGCAGGGGAAAGGCTGGGATCTGGTGAGCCCCCTGAAAGCCTTCGTAGGCCCCCGGGAGCGAGAGGGTGAAGGCTCGGGGGGTACCTCCACTGGGGGCAGGACATGGAGCCAGTTTAAAAAGTGAAccaggaaaaagagggagatggCTAGCTCAGTGAGACATTGTGAAGCCTTTTATTTAAGATTGGGGCGATTGGAGCAGATGAGAGGGGGCCAAGGACGGGGTGGGTagtaacacttattagctgtaagCACGCGCCGTACACGCCACTAAACCTcggtgcctcagttccctcatctgtaaaagacaCCACACCTGCCTCCCGGGATTGTGGTGACATGTCTGCCCAATGTTTTGCAAATCtaaaagcattgtataaatagtATTAGCTGCTATTAAAACCGAAGAGGGAAAGCCTTCGGTCGGAGATCACCTGTGTCAGGGCATGGGAGGAAAATGCTCTTTCCAGGAGCATATCCAGCTAGAAGCTGAGATGAGCCTTTTCGAGGGAGAAATAGGCAATGACAGGGTCTAGCTGAGGTCAGAGAGGCCTCGGAACCTCCCCCTGATCCCTGGATGGAGGCACACTGGGACATATGGCTTTGGAGACAGTCCCTCCTCACCCCAGAAGCACCGGGTTACTGCCCATTTCCATTCCATGCAGGTTCCTCCAGTGCAGCACTGCAGCTGGGCTCTGCTAGCTCCTCAGAGGAAACGCTGAAGGTTTGCTGGTTGGTAACTGAAGAACCCCGTTTCCtaagggggtgtgtgtggggaagCCTTTACCTCGGAGAGATGCTTTGGGAAGGGGACCTCTTCCAGCCCCGACCTAGAAGAGATCCTTGGGGATCATCTGGTCCCTGATTTTTCAGCCAGGCCGTTGGAATTTAGGTTTCCTGGGGAATGGGGAGAGCAAACCTTCCTGAGCAGAGGTCCCTGGTCACATGCTGGGGGACGGTAGATAGCCCTTTAGTTTTCCAGGTTCATCCTGTCCCCAGCTCATCCATGCCACCCCAGCTCGGACGTATGGGGATGTCTGAGTACCTTGGGAGGGCAAAGCTCTAACAGACAGCAAAGAGCTGCGGCTGGGGGAGGCAGCAGTATCACCTCCCAGAGGCATGGCTCTCCAGTAGGAGCTCAGGGTCTGGCCCCTTCCCCTGCCTTGTCTCCACTTCCCAGTAAATACAGTGCTACTCTCCTAAGGAAGACCTTGATGAGAAAATAGCAGCTGAGTACCCCAAGGTCTGGGGAAGCATTTCTCTCTTTTGGGAACTCTGGAGAGACTCTGACCCCTTTAGGGGTCCAGGATCCCTGAAGCATCTCCCATGACCCACTTAACATAGCCTACACATTGAAGCAGGCCTGCCTGCTCAGTCCTTGGACACTGGGAAAGAAGGTGGGAGGGCTAAAATTCTATGAGAATAGAGTCCCCAGGAAGATGTGGCCCTCCACCAGGAGTAAAGCTGCCACTGTATCCTCCCTAGGGAAGGGCCCCCCCACAGCCCTGGCCAAACCTAGGTAGAGGGAAGTGCCCTTCCCAGTCTGCTGTCAGTCCCTAGAGTGCCCCCTCTCCATGTGTAACATGTGCCATGAGGGAGCCAAGAGCACCCTGAGGGTGCCAATGTGGAGATCAGCTCTTAGGTTGTGGTCAGATTTCCTTCCCTGCCCAGGGATGGACCCTTAGGACAGGTGAGGGATCAGCCTCTGTGCAAAGAACCTCCACAATGGGAGCTTCTTTCACCCTCCTCTCCCAACCATCACCTGGTCCACCTGCCACAgatctgctccccccacccccttccttagAGGGGTATCTCAAGCCTTTTATTTCCTATCCTTAGGGAAATATCCCCCAGGTGGGCAACATTGCCCTGGGGAGACCCTGATTGCCGCCTCTCTTTTTAGCTGAGGGAACAGGCCAGACAGGTCAAGGGCCAAGGGGACACGAGTTGGCCCAGGGACACTGAAGGACTGGAGAAATTGGAGGGTCAGAGGTTAAAGGCACAGAGAAAAGCCCTGATCCCGAAATCTCTAGGCACTTTACTGGGAGCGGCAGTTTGTAATTTTAACAGTGAAACGATGGAACCAATTCCATTCACGTCAATGTCTATGTCTGGCTCCGTGCTTCCAATTCCAAACCTCAGTGTTCATGCTCTCCGTCCCTGGGCTCGGGCCCAGCGAAGCTTCCATTGCTGTAGGGAGAGGCCGTCCTGGTCCTGGAGCTCTCCAGGGAGTGCATTCTGCCCTGGCTGGTCCCACCTGGGTGCAAAGCAGCAGGGAAGGGCTGGTCCCTGGAGATCCTGGATCCTCCTCCCAGCCCAGACCTGGAGCACCCCCTCCTCAGCTCTACTCCCACCCACATCCTCTTCTCAACtagtctcatcagctcccatccCAGGTCCCTTGACCCCAGGGCTGCCCCTCTCACCAGTCCCCCACAGCCTTCAGAAGCTGGGGGATGCGGTCCAGTCCTTGTTCCATCAGCTCCTCGAGGCGATGCAGAATGGGGCCCAGATGCTCTTGCTGCTTCTTCTCCTCAGACTCCTGGATctgaagcagttctgggggagggggggga
This Trichosurus vulpecula isolate mTriVul1 chromosome 2, mTriVul1.pri, whole genome shotgun sequence DNA region includes the following protein-coding sequences:
- the RBM42 gene encoding RNA-binding protein 42 isoform X1; protein product: MAGTGPPPGLPGAGGALPSGPGPGVPGKSGEERLKEMEAEMALFEQEVLGAPISGIPAPVVPAVEPAPVIRPIIATNTYQQVQQSLEARAAAAATVIAPIVGPPGPFVGPVGFGPGGDRGRLDSPEARDAMFLRRAAVPPQRPPILRPAFVPHVLQRAAGGPRPMALRPPHQALVGPPLPGPPGPPMMLPPMARAPGPPLGTMATLRPPPEEPPAPRELGLGLGLGLKEKEEAAAVAVAAAAAAGLEEAGAAVGGPGAAAVIGPSLPLPLAMPLPEPEPLPLPLEVVRGLLPPLRIPELLSLRPRPRPRPEPQPPPGLMALEVPEPLGEDKKKGKPEKLKRCIRTAAGSSWEDPSLLEWDADDFRIFCGDLGNEVNDDILARAFSRFPSFLKAKVIRDKRTGKTKGYGFVSFKDPSDYVRAMREMNGKYVGSRPIKLRKSMWKDRNLDVVRKKQKEKKKLGLR
- the RBM42 gene encoding RNA-binding protein 42 isoform X5, which gives rise to MAGTGPPPGLPGAGGALPSGPGPGVPGKSGEERLKEMEAEMALFEQEVLGAPISGIPAPVVPAVEPAPVIRPIIATNTYQQVQQSLEARAAAAATVIAPIVGPPGPFVGPVGFGPGGDRGRLDSPEARDAMFLRRAAGGPRPMALRPPHQALVGPPLPGPPGPPMMLPPMARAPGPPLGTMATLRPPPEEPPAPRELGLGLGLGLKEKEEAAAVAVAAAAAAGLEEAGAAVGGPGAAAVIGPSLPLPLAMPLPEPEPLPLPLEVVRGLLPPLRIPELLSLRPRPRPRPEPQPPPGLMALEVPEPLGEDKKKGKPEKLKRCIRTAAGSSWEDPSLLEWDADDFRIFCGDLGNEVNDDILARAFSRFPSFLKAKVIRDKRTGKTKGYGFVSFKDPSDYVRAMREMNGKYVGSRPIKLRKSMWKDRNLDVVRKKQKEKKKLGLR
- the RBM42 gene encoding RNA-binding protein 42 isoform X6 gives rise to the protein MAGTGPPPGLPGAGGALPSGPGPGVPGKSGEERLKEMEAEMALFEQEVLGAPISGIPAPVVPAVEPAPVIRPIIATNTYQQVQQSLEARAAAAATVIAPIVGPPGPFVGPVGFGPGGDRGRLDSPEARDAMFLRRAGGPRPMALRPPHQALVGPPLPGPPGPPMMLPPMARAPGPPLGTMATLRPPPEEPPAPRELGLGLGLGLKEKEEAAAVAVAAAAAAGLEEAGAAVGGPGAAAVIGPSLPLPLAMPLPEPEPLPLPLEVVRGLLPPLRIPELLSLRPRPRPRPEPQPPPGLMALEVPEPLGEDKKKGKPEKLKRCIRTAAGSSWEDPSLLEWDADDFRIFCGDLGNEVNDDILARAFSRFPSFLKAKVIRDKRTGKTKGYGFVSFKDPSDYVRAMREMNGKYVGSRPIKLRKSMWKDRNLDVVRKKQKEKKKLGLR
- the RBM42 gene encoding RNA-binding protein 42 isoform X2, coding for MAGTGPPPGLPGAGGALPSGPGPGVPGKSGEERLKEMEAEMALFEQEVLGAPISGIPAPVVPAVEPAPVIRPIIATNTYQQVQQSLEARAAAAATVIAPIVGPPGPFVGPVGFGPGGDRGRLDSPEARDAMFLRRAVPPQRPPILRPAFVPHVLQRAAGGPRPMALRPPHQALVGPPLPGPPGPPMMLPPMARAPGPPLGTMATLRPPPEEPPAPRELGLGLGLGLKEKEEAAAVAVAAAAAAGLEEAGAAVGGPGAAAVIGPSLPLPLAMPLPEPEPLPLPLEVVRGLLPPLRIPELLSLRPRPRPRPEPQPPPGLMALEVPEPLGEDKKKGKPEKLKRCIRTAAGSSWEDPSLLEWDADDFRIFCGDLGNEVNDDILARAFSRFPSFLKAKVIRDKRTGKTKGYGFVSFKDPSDYVRAMREMNGKYVGSRPIKLRKSMWKDRNLDVVRKKQKEKKKLGLR
- the RBM42 gene encoding RNA-binding protein 42 isoform X4 is translated as MAGTGPPPGLPGAGGALPSGPGPGVPGKSGEERLKEMEAEMALFEQEVLGAPISGIPAPVVPAVEPAPVIRPIIATNTYQQVQQSLEARAAAAATVIAPIVGPPGPFVGPVGFGPGGDRGRLDSPEARDAMFLRRAVPPQRPPILRPAFVPHVLQRAGGPRPMALRPPHQALVGPPLPGPPGPPMMLPPMARAPGPPLGTMATLRPPPEEPPAPRELGLGLGLGLKEKEEAAAVAVAAAAAAGLEEAGAAVGGPGAAAVIGPSLPLPLAMPLPEPEPLPLPLEVVRGLLPPLRIPELLSLRPRPRPRPEPQPPPGLMALEVPEPLGEDKKKGKPEKLKRCIRTAAGSSWEDPSLLEWDADDFRIFCGDLGNEVNDDILARAFSRFPSFLKAKVIRDKRTGKTKGYGFVSFKDPSDYVRAMREMNGKYVGSRPIKLRKSMWKDRNLDVVRKKQKEKKKLGLR
- the RBM42 gene encoding RNA-binding protein 42 isoform X3 produces the protein MAGTGPPPGLPGAGGALPSGPGPGVPGKSGEERLKEMEAEMALFEQEVLGAPISGIPAPVVPAVEPAPVIRPIIATNTYQQVQQSLEARAAAAATVIAPIVGPPGPFVGPVGFGPGGDRGRLDSPEARDAMFLRRAAVPPQRPPILRPAFVPHVLQRAGGPRPMALRPPHQALVGPPLPGPPGPPMMLPPMARAPGPPLGTMATLRPPPEEPPAPRELGLGLGLGLKEKEEAAAVAVAAAAAAGLEEAGAAVGGPGAAAVIGPSLPLPLAMPLPEPEPLPLPLEVVRGLLPPLRIPELLSLRPRPRPRPEPQPPPGLMALEVPEPLGEDKKKGKPEKLKRCIRTAAGSSWEDPSLLEWDADDFRIFCGDLGNEVNDDILARAFSRFPSFLKAKVIRDKRTGKTKGYGFVSFKDPSDYVRAMREMNGKYVGSRPIKLRKSMWKDRNLDVVRKKQKEKKKLGLR